A section of the Citrus sinensis cultivar Valencia sweet orange chromosome 8, DVS_A1.0, whole genome shotgun sequence genome encodes:
- the LOC102610209 gene encoding photosystem II reaction center W protein, chloroplastic-like yields the protein MASISSTNFPALLPRSGFVPKGLTHASPVCGLPAMATTRGRVRCSLDEKAPAAASSKSSRASMVASLMAAAAALSTAAGSAMALVDERMTTEGTGLPFGLSNNTLGWILFGVFGLIWALYFIYTGDLEEDEESGLSL from the exons atggcatcAATTTCATCAACCAACTTTCCTGCATTGCTCCCAAGATCAGGTTTTGTGCCCAAGGGCTTAACTCACGCATCACCAGTCTGTG GCCTGCCTGCAATGGCAACAACAAGGGGACGTGTGAGATGCAGCTTAGATGAAAAGGCACCAGCTGCTGCCAGCAGCAAGAGCTCAAGAGCAAGCATGGTTGCATCACTTATGGCAGCCGCCGCAGCCTTGAGTACGGCCGCAGGGTCAGCCATGGCGTTGGTGGATGAGAGAATGACCACAGAAGGAACAGGGCTTCCATTTGGACTAAGCAACAACACTCTTGGGTGGATTCTCTTTGGTGTGTTTGGATTGATTTGGGCtctctattttatttacacTGGCGAtcttgaagaagatgaagagtcTGGCTTGTCCCTTTGA
- the LOC127899404 gene encoding uncharacterized protein LOC127899404 has protein sequence MNCISAASFSVLINRVPKGLIIPQRGLRQGCPLSPYIFIICAEVLSNLLVQAEKQSLIQGLNFNRSLSATHLLFADDSLVFARASSNDCRNLKGIFYCYAAASGQVFNFEKSSMFFSSSISQIQREEYKNIFGLNVVTKHEKYLGLPSMVGRRKINFFNEIKLRVLSKLSSWQSKNFSCGGKEVLIKAVVQAIAAYAMSVFKIPQGLCEDIEKAISRFWWGSSDTHRSIHWARWERLCHAKIRGGIGFRDFSCFNQALIAKQGWRILHNPDSLMAQILKAKYFKHSSFMEVKLGSNPSFVWRSILWGRQVLHKGLRWRIGNGKHVKISGNNWVKNFEIPRANSQPSLPMEAVVAELIDESNKWREDLIVQSFSKEAAERISRTPLPKTPRPDKLVWHFDKHGIYSVKSGYKLAVNLKFPDKPSCSDSSKTMWKVIWANDIPEKVKIFIWRAAQNMSPTVENLWKRKIVGDPVCQRCCSMSEDVFHALVEYKKEDPLGSATRAVAIVESYRRIKSVKNNVSAGHQQNGQQDWKAPPPGWFKVNVDAATNLSKQWGGLGAVVRDSSGEIVAAAAQRTTLKGNVADMEAEAVLPGIQVAREANCVHFVIESDSKEVVELVLKRKNSLAEISRNIEEIQDCLKGQSTATIQFVPRRCNVIAHNLAEVAPDREDPVFWIGNFPVSTVDVFLQF, from the exons ATGAATTGCATATCTGCAGCTAGTTTCTCAGTTCTAATCAATAGAGTGCCAAAAGGATTGATCATCCCACAACGAGGTTTAAGGCAGGGATGTCCTCTCTCACCttacattttcattatatGTGCAGAGGTGCTCTCAAATTTGTTGGTGCAGGCAGAAAAGCAAAGTCTCATCCAGGGGTTGAATTTCAACAGGAGCTTATCAGCCACACACCTCTTATTTGCTGATGATAGTTTGGTGTTTGCAAGGGCGTCCAGCAATGATTGTAGAAATTTGAAGGGCATTTTTTATTGCTATGCAGCAGCTTCGGGACAGGTCTTTAACTTCGAAAAATCTTCTATGTTCTTCAGTTCTAGTATAAGTCAGATTCAAAGGGAGGAATACAAGAATATTTTTGGGCTGAATGTGGTTACAAAACATGAGAAATACCTTGGCCTTCCATCTATGGTGGGGAGAAGGaagattaatttctttaatgagATAAAGTTAAGGGTTTTAAGCAAGCTTTCCAGCTGGCAAAGCAAGAATTTTTCCTGCGGTGGCAAAGAAGTGTTAATCAAAGCTGTCGTGCAAGCAATCGCAGCTTATGCAATGAGTGTTTTCAAAATCCCCCAAGGCCTTTGCGAGGATATTGAGAAAGCCATTTCAAGATTTTGGTGGGGATCCTCTGATACTCACAGAAGCATACATTGGGCTAGATGGGAAAGACTATGCCATGCCAAGATAAGAGGGGGAATAGGCTTCAGAGATTTTTCATGCTTCAACCAAGCCCTCATTGCAAAGCAGGGGTGGAGAATCCTGCATAATCCTGATTCATTAATGGCCCAGATTTTGAAGGCAAAATATTTCAAGCACTCTAGCTTTATGGAAGTAAAGTTGGGGTCCAATCCATCGTTTGTGTGGAGGAGTATTTTGTGGGGTAGGCAAGTGTTGCATAAAGGCCTAAGATGGAGGATAGGAAATGGGAAACATGTGAAAATTTCTGGCAacaattgggtaaaaaattttgagatacCTAGAGCAAACTCACAGCCCAGCTTACCAATGGAGGCGGTGGTGGCTGAGTTGATTGACGAGAGCAACAAGTGGAGGGAAGATTTGATTGTACAGTCTTTTTCAAAGGAGGCTGCAGAAAGAATATCGAGAACTCCATTGCCAAAAACTCCAAGACCAGATAAGCTGGTATGGCACTTTGATAAACATGGAATTTATTCTGTCAAGAGTGGGTACAAGTTGGCCGTGAACCTAAAATTCCCAGATAAGCCAAGCTGCTCAGACAGCTCCAAAACAATGTGGAAGGTAATTTGGGCAAATGACATTCCAGAGAAGGTGAAGATTTTTATATGGAGGGCTGCTCAAAATATGTCACCAACGGTGGAAAATCTATGGAAGAGGAAAATTGTAGGGGATCCGGTATGCCAGAGATGCTGTAGTATGAGTGAAGATGTGTTCCATGCTCTGGTGGAGT ACAAGAAGGAGGATCCTCTGGGTTCAGCTACAAGAGCAGTAGCCATTGTGGAGTCATATAGGAGGATAAAATCGGtgaaaaataatgtttctGCTGGGCATCAGCAAAATGGGCAGCAAGATTGGAAGGCCCCTCCACCTGGTTGGTTTAAAGTAAATGTAGATGCGGCTACAAATTTATCAAAGCAATGGGGAGGACTTGGAGCAGTGGTCAGAGATTCAAGTGGGGAAATTGTAGCTGCAGCAGCTCAGAGAACTACTCTTAAAGGAAATGTTGCAGACATGGAGGCTGAAGCTGTGCTTCCTGGCATCCAAGTAGCGAGGGAAGCAAATTGTGTCCATTTTGTTATTGAATCAGACTCTAAAGAAGTTGTGGAGCTTGTTctgaaaagaaagaacagCTTAGCCGAAATATCTCGGAACATAGAAGAAATTCAGGATTGTTTAAAAGGCCAGAGCACGGCAACCATACAATTTGTTCCAAGAAGGTGTAATGTCATTGCTCATAACTTGGCAGAGGTAGCTCCAGATCGTGAAGATCCTGTCTTTTGGATAGGAAATTTTCCAGTTTCCACTGTTGATGTTTTTCTCCAGTTTTAA
- the LOC102610514 gene encoding pathogenesis-related protein PR-4-like yields MGKLSLCLLLFLCSLAIAAAQSASNVRATYHLYNPERIGWDLNAASAYCSTWDANKPLAWRRKYGWTAFCGPVGPRGQAACGKCLRVTNRGTGAQATVRIVDQCSNGGLDLDVGVFRKLDTDGKGNAQGHLMVNYQFVNCGD; encoded by the exons atgggtaaattaaGCCTATGCTTGCTGTTGTTTCTTTGTTCACTTGCTATTGCTGCAGCCCAGAGTGCTTCTAATGTGAGGGCAACTTATCACTTATACAATCCTGAAAGAATTGGATGGGACTTGAATGCTGCAAGTGCTTATTGCTCAACTTGGGATGCAAACAAGCCCTTGGCTTGGCGTCGGAAGTATGGATGGACTGCCTTCTGTGGCCCTGTTGGACCTCGTGGACAAGCTGCTTGTGGCAAGTGCTTAAGG GTGACTAATAGAGGGACAGGAGCTCAAGCAACGGTGAGAATTGTTGATCAGTGCAGCAATGGCGGTCTAGATTTGGATGTCGGTGTTTTCCGGAAGCTGGATACTGATGGAAAAGGCAATGCTCAAGGTCACCTCATGGTGAATTACCAGTTTGTTAACTGCGGAGATTGA